The sequence CTCCGGTCGGCGTCCGTCGGCTCCGGTATGCGGGACTCGTCCAGGTTGTCCCGCAGGTCGGCCAGCTTCACCCGGAGCGCCATGGGATTGGCCTTCACCCGCCCGAGGTAGGCGCCGTAGTCCTCCCCCGGCCTCCGTGTCAGGGCCTCAAGGGCCTCCAGCACATCCGCCGGAAAACCGAGGTGGCCCAGCTGCTCCAGCGTCACCCCGCCGTCTTCCACCGCGTCGTGCAGCACCCCGGCCGCCATCTCCCGCAGGTCCCCGAGTTGCAGCATCACGCGCAGGGGGTGGAGTACGTACGGCGCGCCGCCCTTGTCCGTGCTCCCCCGGTGCGCGGCCACCGCAAGAACTATGGCAGACTCAAGTAGCGCTTGCTCTCCGTCCAGGCCCGCCACCTCCCCTCCCTCCGGCCCCCGCCGCCGCCAGCTGCACCGGGCGGGGGCCCGCGCGGTCGGTGTTACGCCACCGCCCTCCCCAGGCGCAGCGGCTCATCCCGCCCGAGCCCCAACAGGCCGTCCTGACCGTGGTTCGTGGCCACCAGCATCGCGTCAGCC comes from Bacillota bacterium and encodes:
- a CDS encoding GTP pyrophosphokinase, whose amino-acid sequence is MAGLDGEQALLESAIVLAVAAHRGSTDKGGAPYVLHPLRVMLQLGDLREMAAGVLHDAVEDGGVTLEQLGHLGFPADVLEALEALTRRPGEDYGAYLGRVKANPMALRVKLADLRDNLDESRIPEPTDADRRRWEKYRRALADLEGVVGRG